A window of Rhododendron vialii isolate Sample 1 chromosome 13a, ASM3025357v1 contains these coding sequences:
- the LOC131313352 gene encoding subtilisin-like protease SBT5.4, with protein sequence MLFSKFLLLLGLLALPSFFLAPAFAAKQSYIVYMGAHSNSPLVAASATVSPGVHNETHCQFLASFLGSTEKAEEAMFYSYTKDINGFAATLDEAEAAEIAKHPNVLSIFVNKPRHLHTTHSWEFMMLEKNGLVEAHSLWEKAKYGEDIIIANLDTGVWPESQSFSDNGYGPIPSKWKGSCQNDTTTGVPCNRKLIGAKYFLEGYIKGGGTAQPEMHSARDYEGHGSHTLSTAGGNFVHDASVLGVFNGTAKGGSPKARVAAYKVCWPSINLLGGCFDADILNAFEAAIQDGVDVLSLSLGGTASPYFNDGIAIGAFHAVRNGIVVVCSAGNDGPNPGSVSNVAPWILTVAASTLDRDFASYVQLNNGLKFKGASLSKPLPGNGFLPLISGAVAKAANASETDALHCMQGSLDPEKVKGKILVCLRGVNGRVEKGQAAALAGAAGMILCNALSDGNGLIADPHVLPTSHINYTAGLAVFAYLNSTSVPLGRIDGPMTELNQKPAPVTASFSSRGPNKITPEILKPDITAPGVNVIAAYSEAVKLVDNRTTPFITESGTSMSCPHVSGVVGLLKKLHPDWSPAAIKSAIMTTARSRDNTGHTMLDESTFLKATPLDFGSGHIQPTRAADPGLVYDLGINDYLDFLCATGYNRSLIQLFSQAPYTCQNNTNLLNFNYPSITVPNLSGSVTVTRTLKNVGPPSTYIARIVKPPRISVSIKPRSLKFHKVGEEKSFKLTLKAEKAGFPTDYVFGELIWVDSGRHSVRSPIVVASGATNKSTAGYIQGTVQNIENLI encoded by the exons ATGTTGTTCTCCAAATTTCTCCTCCTCCTTGGGCTACTTGCACTTCCCTCCTTTTTCCTAGCACCGGCTTTTGCAGCCAAACAG TCCTATATTGTGTACATGGGAGCACATTCAAATTCCCCACTTGTGGCAGCTAGTGCTACCGTTAGTCCAGGGGTCCATAACGAAACTCACTGCCAGTTTCTTGCATCTTTCCTGGGAAG TACTGAGAAGGCTGAAGAGGCAATGTTTTACTCATACACAAAGGATATCAATGGTTTCGCTGCAACTCTTGACGAGGCAGAGGCAGCAGAAATTGCAA AGCATCCCAACGTGTTGTCCATTTTCGTTAATAAACCAAGACACTTGCACACAACCCATTCATGGGAGTTTATGATGCTTGAAAAAAATGGCCTGGTTGAAGCACATTCATTGTGGGAAAAAGCCAAATATGGTGAAGATATCATCATCGCAAATCTTGACACAG GTGTCTGGCCTGAATCACAGAGCTTTAGCGACAATGGTTATGGGCCCATTCCGTCGAAGTGGAAAGGGTCCTGTCAGAATGACACCACAACCGGAGTCCCGTGCAATAG GAAACTTATCGGCGCTAAGTACTTCCTAGAAGGTTACATTAAAGGTGGAGGCACAGCCCAGCCTGAAATGCACTCAGCACGTGACTATGAAGGCCATGGATCTCACACACTGTCAACGGCGGGTGGTAACTTTGTCCACGATGCAAGTGTTTTGGGTGTGTTCAATGGAACTGCAAAAGGGGGATCACCTAAAGCTCGAGTAGCTGCTTACAAGGTGTGCTGGCCTAGTATTAATTTGCTCGGAGGATGCTTCGATGCTGATATATTAAACGCCTTCGAAGCTGCCATACAAGATGGGGTAGACGTGCTTTCTCTGTCACTGGGTGGGACTGCGTCTCCGTACTTCAACGACGGCATTGCGATTGGAGCATTCCATGCTGTTAGGAATGGCATTGTTGTGGTATGCTCAGCTGGGAACGATGGACCTAATCCAGGATCTGTGTCAAATGTTGCCCCCTGGATCTTAACTGTTGCAGCAAGCACCCTCGATCGTGACTTTGCATCTTATGTTCAACTCAATAACGGGCTAAAATTCAAG GGAGCTAGCTTGTCTAAGCCTTTACCAGGAAATGGTTTCTTACCACTTATAAGTGGTGCAGTGGCTAAGGCAGCCAACGCCTCAGAAACAGATGC TTTGCACTGCATGCAAGGATCACTGGACCCAGAGAAGGTGAAGGGTAAGATATTGGTGTGTCTGAGGGGTGTTAATGGAAGAGTGGAGAAAGGACAAGCAGCCGCTTTGGCGGGTGCTGCGGGAATGATCCTTTGCAATGCCTTGTCCGACGGTAATGGCCTCATCGCCGATCCCCACGTGCTTCCCACATCTCATATCAACTACACTGCTGGTCTTGCTGTTTTTGCCTACCTGAATTCTACCAG TGTTCCATTGGGTCGTATAGACGGTCCAATGACAGAACTAAACCAAAAACCTGCTCCAGTCACGGCTTCTTTCTCCTCAAGGGGTCCAAACAAAATAACTCCAGAGATCCTCAAG CCTGATATCACTGCTCCTGGAGTAAATGTTATAGCTGCCTATTCAGAAGCAGTAAAACTGGTCGATAACCGCACAACTCCCTTCATTACAGAGTCGGGTACTTCCATGTCTTGTCCTCATGTTTCGGGAGTTGTCGGCCTTCTTAAGAAACTCCATCCCGACTGGAGCCCTGCTGCAATAAAATCAGCAATCATGACTACTG CAAGATCCAGAGACAACACTGGGCATACAATGCTCGACGAGTCAACATTCCTCAAGGCTACACCATTGGATTTCGGTTCCGGTCATATACAACCAACCCGTGCTGCAGATCCCGGGCTAGTCTACGACTTAGGCATCAACGATTACTTGGACTTCTTGTGCGCCACGGGTTATAACCGAAGCCTGATCCAACTCTTTTCTCAGGCACCTTATACCTGTCAAAACAACACTAACCTACTGAACTTCAACTATCCTTCAATAACCGTCCCTAACCTCTCTGGCTCGGTCACTGTGACTCGAACTCTGAAGAACGTGGGCCCACCATCTACCTATATAGCCCGCATTGTTAAGCCACCGAGAATTTCTGTTTCCATCAAACCCAGAAGTTTGAAATTTCACAAGGTTGGTGAAGAGAAGAGCTTTAAGTTGACTTTAAAGGCTGAGAAAGCTGGATTTCCAACGGACTACGTGTTTGGGGAGTTGATATGGGTAGATAGCGGCCGCCACAGTGTGAGAAGTCCGATTGTGGTTGCTTCAGGTGCTACAAACAAATCAACAGCGGGATATATTCAAGGAACTGTACAGAATATCGAAAATCTGATTTAG
- the LOC131313353 gene encoding subtilisin-like protease SBT5.4, producing MRESMDMGLSKLLVFFLFSLIFQTPAIAVKQSYIVYMGVHSHGLKDAIASVSKVKESHNEFLASFLGSTEKARESIFYSYTRDINGFAATLDEEEAAAIARHPNVVSVFLNKGKHLHTTHSWEFMLLEQNGVAQHNALWSKASYGEDIIIGNLDTGVWPESESFSDKGFGAVPSKWKGFCENDTSTGVPCNRKLIGAKHFNKAYISYGGELNASTNSPRDNDGHGSHTLSTAGGNFVPGANIFGLFNGTAKGGSPKARVAAFKVCWPPLLEGGGCYDGDILAAFDAAIHDGVDVLSVSLGGTAADYFGDATAIGSFHALMNGVVVVCSAGNDGPGDYTVTNVAPWILTVGASTIDREFVTLVELPNGKRFEGASISKPLRGGHKFYPLISSAQAKAKNASAEEAMLCKEGTLDPKKVKGKILVCLRGDNARVDKGMQAALAGAVGMILCNDESTGNEIIADPHYIPASHINYTNGLVVYAYINSTKDPKAYITASTAEMHTKPAPFMASFSSKGPNSVTPEILKPDITAPGVSIIAAYTEAHSPTENDFDKRRTSFTTESGTSMSCPHVSGVAGLLKKLHPDWSPGAIKSAIMTTARTRDNTVNPMRNGSFMEAMPFSYGAGHIRPNRAADPGLVYDLNTNDYLDFLCGIGYNQTTIKLFSKAPYSCPSNFSLLDFNYPSITVPNLSGSVTVSRTVKNVGSPGVYAARIHQPRGVLASVEPNVLKFDRTGEEKSFKLTLTNKKLGGPGEYVFGELSWSDGHHYVRSPIVVASKAAVKKKSAQLGVVGGIRSGI from the exons ATGAGAGAGAGCATGGATATGGGGTTGTCAAAGTTattagtgttctttcttttctctctcatattcCAAACACCGGCTATTGCCGTCAAGCAG TCTTACATAGTGTACATGGGAGTGCATTCACATGGGCTGAAAGATGCTATAGCTAGTGTTAGTAAGGTGAAAGAGTCACACAATGAGTTTCTTGCATCCTTCTTGGGAAG CACCGAGAAGGCCAGGGAGTCGATATTTTACTCGTACACGAGAGATATCAATGGATTCGCTGCGACTCTCGACGAGGAGGAAGCAGCAGCAATTGCAA GGCATCCGAACGTTGTGTCTGTGTTCTTGAACAAAGGGAAACACTTGCACACAACCCATTCATGGGAATTTATGTTGCTGGAGCAGAATGGTGTAGCTCAACACAATGCACTATGGAGCAAGGCTAGTTATGGTGAAGATATCATCATTGGAAATCTTGACACCg GGGTGTGGCCTGAGTCAGAAAGCTTTAGTGATAAAGGCTTTGGGGCCGTTCCGTCCAAGTGGAAAGGGTTCTGTGAGAACGACACGAGCACTGGTGTCCCCTGTAATAG GAAACTTATTGGGGCTAAGCATTTCAACAAAGCTTATATTTCCTATGGAGGTGAGCTAAACGCTTCTACAAACTCTCCACGTGACAACGATGGCCATGGATCACACACGCTGTCAACAGCAGGTGGGAACTTTGTTCCCGGAGCTAATATATTTGGCCTTTTTAACGGTACTGCAAAAGGTGGATCACCTAAAGCTCGTGTGGCTGCGTTCAAGGTATGCTGGCCTCCACTCCTAGAAGGTGGAGGGTGTTATGATGGCGATATATTGGCAGCCTTTGATGCTGCCATACACGACGGTGTTGACGTGCTGTCTGTGTCACTTGGTGGGACAGCTGCTGATTACTTTGGGGATGCCACTGCTATTGGGTCGTTCCATGCCCTAATGAATGGTGTTGTCGTGGTTTGCTCAGCTGGGAATGACGGACCAGGAGATTACACGGTCACCAATGTTGCCCCATGGATACTCACTGTTGGAGCAAGCACCATTGACCGCGAGTTTGTTACTCTTGTCGAACTACCTAACGGAAAACGATTTGAG GGAGCAAGCATTTCTAAGCCTCTACGAGGAGGACATAAATTCTATCCCCTTATTAGCAGTGCGCAGGCTAAAGCCAAGAATGCCTCAGCTGAAGAAGC TATGCTGTGTAAGGAAGGAACACTGGACCCCAAGAAGGTGAAAGGCAAGATATTGGTGTGCCTAAGGGGCGATAACGCGAGAGTGGACAAGGGCATGCAAGCTGCGCTGGCAGGTGCTGTTGGCATGATCCTCTGTAATGATGAGTCTACCGGCAATGAAATTATCGCTGATCCGCACTACATCCCAGCATCACATATCAACTACACCAACGGTCTTGTTGTTTACGCATACATCAATTCTACCAA GGATCCAAAGGCATATATTACTGCTTCAACAGCAGAAATGCACACAAAGCCTGCTCCTTTCATGGCCTCTTTCTCCTCCAAGGGTCCAAACTCAGTGACACCAGAAATCCTCAAG CCTGACATAACTGCGCCAGGAGTCAGCATTATAGCTGCCTATACTGAAGCACATAGCCCAACCGAGAATGACTTTGACAAACGTCGGACTAGCTTCACAACAGAATCTGGCACGTCTATGTCTTGTCCTCACGTCTCAGGAGTAGCCGGACTTCTCAAGAAACTGCATCCTGATTGGAGTCCTGGTGCCATTAAATCCGCGATCATGACTACAG CAAGAACCAGAGATAACACTGTGAATCCAATGCGCAATGGCTCCTTTATGGAGGCAATGCCTTTCAGTTATGGTGCTGGACATATACGACCCAATCGCGCTGCAGATCCCGGCTTGGTCTATGACTTGAACACAAACGATTACTTGGACTTCCTCTGCGGTATCGGCTACAACCAAACCACCATTAAACTGTTTTCTAAAGCACCTTATAGTTGTCCCAGCAATTTCAGTCTCCTCGACTTCAACTACCCTTCCATTACCGTCCCTAACCTCTCTGGCTCGGTCACAGTGAGCCGGACGGTCAAGAATGTTGGTTCACCGGGTGTCTATGCAGCACGCATACATCAACCTCGTGGAGTCTTGGCCTCGGTGGAGCCCAATGTTTTGAAGTTTGATAGGACAGGCGAAGAGAAGAGCTTTAAGTTGACTCTGACAAATAAGAAACTCGGTGGACCCGGAGAATATGTCTTCGGGGAGTTATCGTGGTCTGACGGCCACCACTATGTGAGGAGTCCAATTGTAGTTGCTTCCAAAGCCGCAGTCAAGAAAAAATCAGCACAACTAGGGGTTGTAGGCGGTATCAGAAGTGGGATTTAG
- the LOC131313354 gene encoding uncharacterized protein At4g26485-like isoform X2 — MYHHKVAVVEEEQEEYKSFSSSTASTANDDEDEEESAIYGRIGSRERWMEHYSSSHRILLVGEGDFSFSLSLAKAFSSARNMVSTSIDSQQDLLKKYSNGLANVRDLEEMGCVVLYGVDATKMSQHFFLSTHRFDRIVYNFPHVGFLFPEANGCQIKLNKQLIKGFLRNAKLLLRKEEGEIHVSHKDGEPYNKWDLVKKAEKIGLALHESVPFCKEKYPGYGNKRAHGSFSDSSFRLGDCTTFKFKLAHSC; from the exons ATGTATCATCACAAAGTAGCAGTAGTAGAAGAAGAACAGGAAGAGTACAAATCATTTTCATCATCAACAGCATCCACTGCTaatgatgatgaagatga GGAGGAATCGGCCATCTATGGAAGAATTggaagtagagagagatggatggAGCACTACTCGTCCTCCCACAGAATACTGCTGGTGGGAGAAGGGGatttctccttttctctctcactcGCCAAAGCTTTTTCCTCTGCCCGCAACATGGTCTCCACTTCTATCGACTCTCAGC AGGATCTGCTAAAGAAATACAGTAATGGGTTAGCGAACGTGAGGGATTTAGAAGAGATGggttgtgtggttttgtacggagTTGATGCTACAAAGATGAGCCAACACTTTTTCCTCTCTACTCATAGGTTTGATCGTATAGTTTACAACTTCCCCCATGTCGGCTTTCTCTTCCCCGAGGCCAATGGCTGCCAGATCAA GTTGAATAAACAATTGATTAAAGGGTTTCTGAGGAACGCTAAACTGCTGTTAaggaaggaggaaggagagattCATGTAAGTCATAAGGATGGTGAACCTTACAACAAGTGGGACCTGGTGAAGAAAGCAGAGAAAATAGGCCTGGCTTTACATGAGAGTGTTCCCTTCTGCAAGGAAAAGTATCCTGGTTATGGCAACAAGAGAGCCCATGGTAGCTTCTCGGATTCTTCCTTCCGCTTAGGGGACTGCACTACTTTCAAGTTTAAGCTTGCTCACTCTTGCTAG
- the LOC131313354 gene encoding uncharacterized protein At4g26485-like isoform X1, producing the protein MYHHKVAVVEEEQEEYKSFSSSTASTANDDEDDDDGDEDEDDEESEESAIYGRIGSRERWMEHYSSSHRILLVGEGDFSFSLSLAKAFSSARNMVSTSIDSQQDLLKKYSNGLANVRDLEEMGCVVLYGVDATKMSQHFFLSTHRFDRIVYNFPHVGFLFPEANGCQIKLNKQLIKGFLRNAKLLLRKEEGEIHVSHKDGEPYNKWDLVKKAEKIGLALHESVPFCKEKYPGYGNKRAHGSFSDSSFRLGDCTTFKFKLAHSC; encoded by the exons ATGTATCATCACAAAGTAGCAGTAGTAGAAGAAGAACAGGAAGAGTACAAATCATTTTCATCATCAACAGCATCCACTGCTaatgatgatgaagatgacGACGATggtgatgaagatgaagatgacgAGGAATCGGAGGAATCGGCCATCTATGGAAGAATTggaagtagagagagatggatggAGCACTACTCGTCCTCCCACAGAATACTGCTGGTGGGAGAAGGGGatttctccttttctctctcactcGCCAAAGCTTTTTCCTCTGCCCGCAACATGGTCTCCACTTCTATCGACTCTCAGC AGGATCTGCTAAAGAAATACAGTAATGGGTTAGCGAACGTGAGGGATTTAGAAGAGATGggttgtgtggttttgtacggagTTGATGCTACAAAGATGAGCCAACACTTTTTCCTCTCTACTCATAGGTTTGATCGTATAGTTTACAACTTCCCCCATGTCGGCTTTCTCTTCCCCGAGGCCAATGGCTGCCAGATCAA GTTGAATAAACAATTGATTAAAGGGTTTCTGAGGAACGCTAAACTGCTGTTAaggaaggaggaaggagagattCATGTAAGTCATAAGGATGGTGAACCTTACAACAAGTGGGACCTGGTGAAGAAAGCAGAGAAAATAGGCCTGGCTTTACATGAGAGTGTTCCCTTCTGCAAGGAAAAGTATCCTGGTTATGGCAACAAGAGAGCCCATGGTAGCTTCTCGGATTCTTCCTTCCGCTTAGGGGACTGCACTACTTTCAAGTTTAAGCTTGCTCACTCTTGCTAG